gatcttcacatctttttaccaggaatgctaggaattgtatgaactggtaattagggacatgaAGTGATtcagtgagggacgttggcattaatgcataaagaataattcttatatacatgagaggaaacttggtgaaatttaaccccaacaacatatccatctcatataaatcaacctccgttcatATTTGTGCTCTTTggccattgatcaattgcaattttattttctttattatttttgcatcccaaacccatgatctctttattttaagtcttaattaatcttgttttcacgcAACTGTTCAAcaccgagagtcctctgggatatggtacttggtcttaccattttatattacttgtgtgactcggtacacttgttgaTTTGcaccaacaagtttttggcgccgttgccggggactcagggttttaactattctatttgtgtgatccttgattaattttgactttattttatttttattttatttgttatttttccatttttattttttatttttatttttcaattcctaatttttatttttatttttgtactaacaatctctctctaGAATTTTTGTGCAAGATGCAGGGTGTTCTAGGAAATTTCAACCATTGGTAGGGATCTCGCTTAAGCattaatcaaaatcaatttgggcAAGTAGGTGGGCTATTCACTAGACCACCACAAGCTAACAGTACTACAAAGCTTGAGGAGACTCTCCAACAGTTTTTGAAGGAATCTCTTTCAATTCAGGAAAGCATTCAGGCATCATCTAAAAACATGGAGGCACATTGTAAGTTCATAATTCAGAAACTGGATTATATCAAGAATAACATGAAGCCTAGAAGGGAATGCAAGGTAGTTGTCACTAGAAGTGGCAGAATTTtaaatgagagaaaagaaagagagaggttgagagaaaaagaaaaatatgaaaaagagagagaaaaacaagagagtgagaggagagaaaaaggaaaaaaatgaacaaaaagaaagagagagagagaaaaagaaaaaataagtgaggaggagaatgaaaaaaaaaaagaaagaagtttttgaaaaatcccTTCCTTACCCAAGGAATTATTctaggaaggaaaaagaaaagcaatttgagcgcttcatggagatcttGAAGAAACTGGAGATAAACTTACCCTTCTCAGAAGCCTTGCAACAAATACCTTCATATGCAAAATTTCTGAAGGAACTCCTCTCTAGAAAAAGAAAGTACATTGAagaggaaacaattgaggtaCAGGGAAACTGCAGCGCCATCATACAAAAGTCATTACCTCCCAAGTTGAAAGATCCAGGAAGTTTCACTATCCCTTGCATTATAGGGAATATCTCTGTTGGGAAGGCACTAATTGATTTGGGGGCCAATATCAATCTCATGCCACTCTCCATGTTTGAAAAGATTGAAGGCTTGGAACTTAAGCCTACCCGAATGACTCTCCAACTAGCAGATAGATCTCTAAAATATCCTTATGGGGTAGCTGAAGACGTGTTGGTAAAAGTGGACAAGTTCTTGTTTCCTGTTGATTTTGTTatcatggagatggaagaagatGTGAATGTTCCTCTTATTCTTGGGAGATCTTTTATGAAGACTGCAAGAGTTCtaattgatgtggaaaatgGCAAACTGAAGGTGAGAGTGCAAGATGAAGAAGTAAATTTTGATGTCTTTCAAGCCATGTCTCACCCAAAAGATGATAAGGGTTGTTTTCATCTTGATACTCTTGAAAAAATATGCATGATTCAAGAAAAGGAGGTATGCGATGATCCTTCTCTGGAAGAAGCATTTGATGacaattatgaaaaattgactGAGGAAGGCATGAAtaattttgaagaattaaaagaggCCCCTTTGTTGAACTCTGAGGAAAAAGTCAAGGAAAGAAAGCCAGAGCTGAAAATGTTACCACCACACTTGAAATATGCGTTTTTAGAAGAAGGGGTAATTCTCTCTCTCCCATAGAGGAAGAAAGATTAATAGAAGTGCTCAAGGCCAACAAAGGAGCTATTGGATGGTCAATCTCAGATCTCAAAGGCATAAGCCCAACTTATTGCATGCACAAAATATTCATGGATGATGACTACAAACCAGTTGCTCAACCACAAAGGAGATTGAATCCAATAATGAAAGAGGAAGTGAGAAAAGAAGTACTGAAGCTACTTGAAGTCAGTATTATTTATCCTATCTCTAACAGTGCATGGGTAAGCCCAGTACAGGTGGTACCAAAAAAAAGGTGGGATGACAATTATttacaatgaaaagaatgaactCATACCCACAAGAACTGTTACTGGATGGAGGATGTGTATTGATTACAGAAAGCTAAACAATGCTACAAGGAAGGATCACTTTCCTCTTCCTTTCATGGACCAAATGTTAGAAAGATTGGCAGGACAGGCTTTCTATTGTTTTCTGGATGGATATTAAGggtataatcaaattgtggtggaTCCTAAAGACCAAGAAAAAACAGCCTTTACCTTTCCATTTGGAACTTTTGCCTACAGAAAAATGTCATTCGGACTATGTAATGCCCTAGCCACTTTCCAAAGATGCATGCAGGCAATTTTTGCAGATTTGATAGAAAAATGCATTGaggtcttcatggatgatttttcagtatttGGTAGTTCCTTTCAGCAGTGTTTGTCTAACTTGGATGTAGTACTCAAAAGGTGCACCCAATCAAATCTTGTTCTcaattgggaaaaatgtcacTTTATGGTAATAGAAGGTATTGTTTTGGGTCATAAAATTTCTTCCAGAGGAACTTAAGTGGATAGAGCCAAAGTAGAAGTCATTGAAAAATTCCACCACCAACCAATGTGAAAGGAATCAGAAGCTTTTTGGGACATCCTGGCTTTTATGGAAGATTCATCAAGGACTTTTCAAAAATTGCAAAACCACTAAGCATCCTCCTTGTGAAGGACGTTCCTTTTGTGATGGATGAAGAGTGCCTTAAagcttttgatattttaaagaaaagattGATTTATGATTCTGTAATTGTAGCTCCTGATTGGAATCAAAACTTTGAGCTGATGTGTGATGCCAGTAATTATGCCATAGGAGCAGTTCTTGGCcagagaagaggaaaggtttTTCACACGATTTATTATGCAAGTCCTCAATGAAGCCCAGctgaattatgccaccacagaaaaagagtttcttgctaTTGTGTATgctttggagaaatttagacCATATCTCATTGGGTCTAAGGTAATTATCTACACTGACCATGCGGCTATTAAATATTTGCTAGCCAAGCCAGACTCCAAACCACGATTGAACTGATGGGTACTCATAATGCAAGAATTTGATGTGGAAATCCGTGACAAGAAAGGGAGTGAAAATGTAATTGATGATCACTTATCCCGACTGGTGAATAATGAAGTCACAAGCAAGGAAATAAAGATTTGGGAATCTTTCTCAGATGAAACACTCATGTACATTCAACAAAGGTCGTGGTTTGTTGACATGGCCAATATCAAAGCTGCAGGTGTCATCCCGGAAGATCTCAATtggcaacaaagaaagaaatttttgCATGATGCTAAACAGTTTGTCTGGGATGACCCTTACCTCTTCAAAATTGGAGCAGATAATCTCCTGAGACATTGTGTGACTAAGGAAGAATTGGAAGGAATTCTATGACACTGTCATGATTCTCCTTATGGAGGACATTTTAGTGGAGAAAGGACAACCGCAAAGGTACTTCAGTCAGGATTCTATTGGCCCACCCtctttaaagatgctcataatcatgccaTGAACTGTGACAAGTGTCAAAGGACAGGAACCATCTTCAGGCATCATGAAATTGCACTGCAAGGAATTCTGGAAGTCGAAGTTTTCGACTGTTGGGGCATAGATGTTGTTGGACCTTTCCTACTGTCCTTCAACAATGAATATATTGGTGGCAGTTGACTATGTAAGCAAATGGGTAGAGGCACTGGCTTGCCCTAAAAATGACACTAGTACTGTCATTAAATTTCTGAAAAGGCAAATCTTTCGCCAGTTTGGAATGCCCAGAGTACTCATTAGTGATGGAGGATCTCATTTTTGCAACCACCAGCTTGCGAAAGTACTCAACCATTATGGTGTGACACATAAAGTGGCTACACCTTATCATCCTCGGACAAACGAGCAAGCCCGAAGTTTctaacaggaaaaaaaaaagatcctGGAAAAGATAGTCACCACATCAAGGAAGGATTGGTCTTAAAAGTTAGATGATGCCATTTAGGCGTGTCGAACTACAATGAAGACAACCATTGGATTATCTCCTTTCCAAATGATCTATGGAAAGACCTATCACCTACCAGTGGAGATGGAACATAGAGCACTATGGGCAttaaaattcttgaattttGATCCTGGTGGCACTACAGAAAAGAGAAGGAGGCAACTTATTGACCTTGAGGAGATGAGGTTGCACGCCTATGATTCTTCTAAAAGTTACAAAGAAAAGGTGACGTACTATCATGACAGGAAGCTGGTAAAAAGGGTCTTTACTCCAGGACAACAAGTGCTGCTGTTCAATTCTCGACTAAAACTTTTCCCCGGAAAGTTGAAGTCCAAGTGGTCTGGCCCGTTCTTGATCAAGAATGTCCTCCCCCATGGAGCAATTGAGTTGACAGACCCAACCACTGAAGACCCACAAAGAAGCTGGGTAGTCAGTGGACAATGCCTCAAGCATTACTTGGGTAGTGAGGTTGAAGGCCTCTCTATAGTCATGCAGCTGGTTAGTGTGACATGAGcctattgggtcaagctagtgacgttaaagaagcgcttgctgggaggcaacccagttctttgaatttttacttttaatttttatttttggttttaatttttgttctattccatttattttattttattttatttttattttttttgtgctctgcttgaatgaactaaactgctttgattcaactgtgcctgttttgtgtgatggattttgctttatgagattttattgtttgattgaggttgagatgatgcatgatatGCTATAATTGATGAATCCCAATTGGTAAGACAGGTGCTTCTCAAGACGtatgaattgaaataaaaaatttgaaagtaatcAATCAATATTCATATCTTTAACATAGAAATactaataatagaaatataagaCTTGTGGTGTAGCAATGTGTGGTATGATTAATGCTTTAGGTCATGCTACAGATGTGCCTATGGCCTCGCCCATAAAATGAGTTTCTAAAGTCGGTACAGGAACCTGAGCGTGGGCATCACGAACTTCATGAATCATCACACGCACGTAGTAAGGTAATAAGAGAGCACCATGAATAGTATGCCCTCCTTCAAGTACTCGTACAACAACCACTATGTGTGGGGGATCCCCATCAACCAACAACTCATACTGACCACTGTAGTTAGTAGGATTTACTGCAAAATATGATCCTCTTATGCTTACCTGAGGTGTTGTTGGAGCTTCAGTGGGCAATCCAATGGTGCCCTGGGTCATCGAATGCAACTTTTCTTGAAGCACTATTtggatttgtttttgttcttgtagATGCTCCATAGATCTCATGCTTTGGTTGAGCCTTTCCTCCTACTAAAGGTCCATCTTCCTTAGTGCCTCCTGACTCATAGATTCACTGCTTCTTTGTGTGGGGCCAAAGTACTCACAAAAATCAATCGCCCCTCCTATCCCAAGCACACGTCTTGGGTGTTCGGGCATTTCAATGGTTGTTTTTAGAATTTCGTCCCTAGCTTGGCCAACAAAGAAACCCTGAGTTTGTTGTTATTTAACGCATGATAAACGATTATCTAAACGaggtaatcgattatgcatttaTTGTATGCACAACGATATAAAACATGCTTGAAAGATCCAATAATTgcgcgtgataatcgattatgataaGTCATAATCAATTagggataattgattatcctaagttggtaatcgattattccagaggcaaaatgagtttttagaaaacttttaaaacctccgtgttaatcgattattgtagagCTTTTCTTGCtccaaaatgaattttaaagcatacaaTACATGGAATCAAAGATGAGCAACACCCTACACATAAATCTATTGAATTACAAAGGCTTTAAGATTGAACAGGTCTTCATGAAGGTCTTTTTGTAACTtgagcacttgagacttgactttgagacatcatcaaaacctCTAAGCTTCATCTTTATGCTTACAACTTTTGAGTGAATTTCTTATGAGACATACTGTATAAAAGTTTCACCAAGTAAAAAGTTAATACTTTCACAGTTTTCTAAAAGAGAAATCACAACTTTGttggaaataaaacaaaaattgaaaaataggaaacaaaaagagagaaaaaaaatcctaattaataTTCGTCTTCCCCAcacttatttcaaaaattatattttataaacttattttaggGGGGAGATagaaaacttttgaaattttgactcACTATGTccatatgttaaaatttattttctttaattttatgaagTACAAGTCATTGTGtacaattttattaagttttaaatttttatttttaataaaaacaaatagttttaaaactttaataaaaaaaatttctatttatgctaaaaacagaaaataaacatgcatgcatcttaatatttttatcaacaatgaatttaaaaactaaGTTGTTTTTCTGTTTCAACAACCTTTCTTCTTGTTAATACAACATGATGGAGGCTACAAGtaacaacaaaattttagaattacatATAAGTGTTAATTCCACCATCCACTCCTATCTGAGATTCCCTTATACTATAGAGTTTAGAGCACTTCATCACGACATAAAAGATGTACCTCTAAAGTTGGATATATATGAATCAaggatttttaatattaattgagaatttactttaattaaagttagaaactttcgtgtgattgaatgagtttttgcttcaaattgagaatgtattttgatAAGTGGTAAAAACCTTAACAAGAAGTAgtcaagaatgtactttggttaattagttttttaattgatataacaggtaaaagaatagacatgattaggcatagtaatatttaattgagaatgtactttggttaaatttgCTATGACTAATCTATAAAGTTCCTGTTTTAAATTGAGAATACTTTGGTTGATAGTGAGAACACAACAAActaattgagaatttacattgattaatttgaaattctaagataataattaattgagcAATAGTCTTTAGATGACCAATGATGaatcctattttgaaaaaaatagtgaatcaacctattttctttatcattgtttttatctttttaaatctttttataatattctttctatcttttgttattttgttctttaatcttttattttcctttaattacTTCTATTATTTCATTTGACTAATCccttttgtataatttttataagaactaatttgttagaaataaatttcgtgttctttgggagacgacttagggttgattttttttttgttaactacTATCTTAACAATATTCAAGTTGTTAATTATAgtttagtagtattaatttgatcgcGTCAACGACAACGTTATCAATTATGATTGGATTGGTACTCATAAATTCCgcttaaaaaaaatccaaacaaaaccaaacttaATATCcgagttaaaaaaaatccaaacaaaatttgATGACACTTAAAGCACAATGATAGAGAAATAAGACCTCAAAGCATAAAAAAACACATGTAAGCAAAGAATGGTTTGggaggaaaaacaaaattgaagaagaaaaagaactaGGTCaaaagggtttttgtttctaaggaggaaaagagagaaaaagaatagaagaagaagaatgagacTAAGTGAGTTTCACTGCAAATTTGGtggagagaagagaagaaagtcAAAGacgataaaaagaagaaaagaaagtgaaaaagggAATGAGTAAATcagaaaaaggaaaacgaaaaatttacttaaaaaaattaatgattctTGAGTTTTTATTATAGGTAATTATCTACAtgtaataatatctttttaagtttattataaaaatgtcaccACATTTAATTATTAAGATAGGTGATGAATTAActattatagaaaatatatattatgataggtctTCTTATATTTGTCATAATACGTTTTGAGTTTCAATTTTACCATCACGTTTATATATTATGACAATTTTTAAAGTACATAATAATTCTTACTTTTAGACGAACATGTCACCAGTCAGTTTAGTATGATAGATGGATTTCATAATAAGTCGTTATAAAATGTGTGTTTTCCACTTGTGAATACATCCACAAGACACTTTTATGCTAAATAAATCTAGTTCACAAGAGATTTGACGGAATTCGTAGTTACATTATCTAAGGTTGGAGCAATTTTAACTGGCATTTAATTCAGATtaacaatttatgaaaaaaaattaataaaactcgGTTTTATATTATACAAAGATGGATTGAGGTTATAAATAGGCCtgacatttaatatatttgcCTGCCCTGCAACCTGTGCTTGCGTGTGTTTCTCCGATCCAATCCCTTCCCAGTACGTTTATGAAAGATTTTGactaattaatcttttaatcgttaGTTTTCGTCTTTAACGTACGATTTAGTAAGTGCTTTATACATCAATAGCTTGTTAAATAATTGAGTTTAAACTTAAAGATGTCAAATATTCTCAGTATATATATTGTATACATTTAGGATCTCAAATTTCATAGATAAATTATAtccacaaaaaaattaaaaatattatttgcaaCTTGCTAGTAGACATTTGGTGAGTGCGTGTAGTCATCAGTAATCAGTCTTACTATGACCTAATTGAAGTACATGCATGTCATGATTCATGAAATGTTTCACTGTCGTGTCGTGTATTCCATGTTGgtcataaatataataaagctTATTCTATGCCAACTTGGTCACGTCTTTTTAGTTGTGGGGTTCAAACTCAAGCTAGCTTTTCACTACATTTGAGGGGTTTtctttgtataaaatatttattaacggagaaaacaagaaaggaaaatttgtaatttgtaatgtgattatctttttatttaaaattatatattttattttttatattttttactcggtttttatttattttttaaaataaaaatatagtcattttCATTACATAATTGTTAACAAcattagaaaatgaaaagtcgattca
This DNA window, taken from Vigna radiata var. radiata cultivar VC1973A chromosome 5, Vradiata_ver6, whole genome shotgun sequence, encodes the following:
- the LOC106760303 gene encoding uncharacterized protein LOC106760303 codes for the protein MEILKKLEINLPFSEALQQIPSYAKFLKELLSRKRKYIEEETIEVQGNCSAIIQKSLPPKLKDPGSFTIPCIIGNISVGKALIDLGANINLMPLSMFEKIEGLELKPTRMTLQLADRSLKYPYGVAEDVLVKVDKFLFPVDFVIMEMEEDVNVPLILGRSFMKTARVLIDVENGKLKVRVQDEEVNFDVFQAMSHPKDDKGCFHLDTLEKICMIQEKEVCDDPSLEEAFDDNYEKLTEEGMNNFEELKEAPLLNSEEKVKERKPELKMLPPHLKYAFLEEGEQFLAREEERFFTRFIMQVLNEAQLNYATTEKEFLAIVYALEKFRPYLIGSKVIIYTDHAAIKYLLAKPDSKPRLN
- the LOC106760304 gene encoding uncharacterized protein LOC106760304, producing MKTTIGLSPFQMIYGKTYHLPVEMEHRALWALKFLNFDPGGTTEKRRRQLIDLEEMRLHAYDSSKSYKEKVTYYHDRKLVKRVFTPGQQVLLFNSRLKLFPGKLKSKWSGPFLIKNVLPHGAIELTDPTTEDPQRSWVVSGQCLKHYLGSEVEGLSIVMQLVSVT